The DNA sequence TTTGATCCCTTCCTCCATCGCCACATCATTCCCAGATTGGTAGGTGGTCATCTACGCGAAAAGATAACCCTTTCGGCAGCATACAAGTCCTACCTATCTCGCAACCGACTCCGTCAACTAGAATTATAGCGTATATCGCCATTTATTTTCCGCCATACAATGTCTGTTTGCTGACGTGTTTTCTGACAAAATCCATCCTAAACCGCAGCAAAAAACCGCCCGCATTCCACAAAAAAATGCCACAAAAAAACGATTGCATTTCCCATAATTTCGTTGTATCGTTTATCCTGTTCGCTTATTTTGACAGGCAAAGGGGGCTACCTTATTGGCAGCACAATCTACTAAACAAACGAAATTAAAACGGACACTCACACTCGCACCGGTCGTCCTGATCGGGCTCGCCTACATGGATCCGCTCGTCGTGTTCGACTCGTACGGCATCGTCGCACAAAAGACGCAAGGCCACGTCGCTGCAGCGTATATTGCCATTTTGATTGCCCTATTGTTCACAGCGTACAACTACGGGCAAATGGTCAAAGCGTATCCAGTCGCGGGTTCGACATATACTTACGCCCAAAAAAGTATCCACCCGAAGGTCGGGTTTCTCGTCGGCTGGGCGGTCATGCTCGATTACTTGTTTTTGCCGATGGTCAACTTCGCAATCGGCAGCGCCTACTTGACGGCGGTGTTTCCGCAAATCCCAAGTGCCGTGTGGGTGCTCTCCTTGACCGCCCTAATTACGACGATCAACGTGTTTGGCATCAAACTAACCGCCAACGTAAACACTGTATTCGTATTATTCCAAACAATTGTACTCACCGTGTTTGTCGCCTTTATCATTTACGGTTTATCACACGGCATGGGCGAAGGGACTCTGCTTTCAACTGAACCGTTTTATTCGCCGACGGTTGAGTTGCCGCTTATTTTAACGGGTGCGTCTATTTTGTGCTTTTCCTTTTTAGGTTTTGACGCGGTGACGACACTGTCGGAAGAGACGCTGAATCCACAAAAAACGATTCCGCGCGCCATTTTTCTCATTGCACTGATCGGCGGGGTCATGTTTATCGGCACATCGTATTTTTTGCAACTCGTCTTTCCGAACTTTATGGACTTTAAAAACCCAGATGCGGCGTCGTTACAGATCGCTTCGTACGTCGGTGGAGCGTTCTTGCATTCCTTTTTTCTGGCGGGTACGATGGTCGCTGTCATTTCATCCTCGCTCACGTCGCACACGAGTGCATCGCGCCTGTTATATGCGATGGGGCGCGACGGCTCCTTCCCGAAAATATTTGCCTACGTCCATCCGAAATATAAAACGCCGGTGTTTAACATTTTGTTAATCGGCGCGATTTCGCTCACCGCTATTTTCGGAGAGCTCGAAGTCATTTACTCGTTCATTAGCTTTGGGGCGCTACTCGGGTTTTTGTTCGTCAATCTATCCGTCGTTGCCCACTATTTCGTCCGACAAAAGAGACGCAACGCCCGGGACGTCGTACGCTATTTGCTCGCTCCGCTCATTGGTGCCGCCCTTACGCTGTGGTTGTTCTCGAGCTTACAACCGTCGGCTTTGCTGCTCGGCACCGGCTGGATCGTCATCGGCATCGTGTACTCTGCCTTCGTCGCCAAACAGCGCCCAGCACTCGAGTTTAACCAAATTTGACCGTATGACGAGTTACTCCTGTGCTCGGCGATACCAATCGGCGACAAAAGACTGAAAGGAATGTTTCGTCACCTGCTCAAACGCCGCACGCGTACGCGCGTTCAGTTCGCTGCGCTTATCGACACTCGCCGCATCGATTTCCGGATACATTTTTAACGCCGCACACCACGCGTTTAATTTTTGCTCACCGAACGTTTGTATGTAATAACGCAATAGATCGTAGCAGTGCGCATAATACGCTGCCGCCTCCCGTGCTGACAATTGCTCTAAATTGAGCCGCTCCATTTCCGCAAACGTCCAGCGCGGCTTTTTTAACGACATATTTTCTCGCGTACGCAGGCCCGGTAACAAGTGGTGTTGATAGTACTCGGCCAATCCTTCCTGCATCCAGTAAGCCGCATTGTCTCGCGTCTCTTCACTCAGTAACTGGTGTGTCAATTCGTGGACGATTCCGGATGCGAACGTCTCGTTCGGCGCGACGGCTCCGATAAACTTGATCGCCTGCCCGCTTTCGTTCCAGCCAGCCACCCAATGCGGGAGTGACAGCTTGACCGATTGGCGGAACGCCTCCCGTTGGTGGTAAAGTTTAATTTGCACATGCTGCTCGATTTGCCATTCTAATCGTTCTTGAAAAGCCATAAGCGCCTTTTCAGCTACGTTAAGCGCCACAGTCGCTTGTTCCACTAGCGATTTATCCGTATATTTAACAGTCGCGCGTTCACCGGACTTCGTATAAAACTGCACGTCCGCGTCTTTCCAGCCGTCTTTCGTCTGTACGTACATCACCGGTTGCTCCAGTACGTGTGCTACCCCGTTTCTTTTATAAGTCTGACGTAGGCGAACTTGCAAAATGTCTGGTTTGTACGGCGCGATCGATTCGACCGTCAGGGCAAATGTTCCAGAGTCGATTGTCGCGACAGCGTCGGCAAACCAGCGCCGCCTCTCTTGCACGTACATGTCGTCTTCCGCCAACAAATGTGCGGCGAACTTTTCCCAATCGCCCCGATTAACTGCCTTGCTTTGTGCGTGTACGACTTTTTTAATTTGCCTTTCCACTTCAGGGATACGCCCTTTGTTGTGGTTCTGTCCCACCGGGTCGATGAGTGTCGCCTCGTCAATCAGTCCTACTTCGTCAACCGCTCCCATCTTGTCGACCCGCCCCGCTTCATCGACCTGCCCTGCTTCGTCGCCTCGCGCTGCCCTCTCGATCCACCCAATCAGTCTAGCTTCGTCGCTCTTCCGTGTCTCAGCCGCATACAGCGGCGCCGCTCCCCAAGCGCTCGCTACGGCACACACGATGCACAAATATATGAAAAACGTACGCAATCCGCCCACACCTCCTCCCCTTTAGTGTAAACCTGCCATGTCTTATCTTATTCATTCGGCGAGGGCGCGAACAACCTCTCGTACGAAAACCGTTCCGCCGGGCAAGGCCGCGCGACAAACAAAAGAAAGACCTGCCGCACGCACCCGCGTACGGAGGTCTTTCTTCCGCAATTATCCGTAACAATCCGTAATAGTCGTCACAGTCGAAAACCGTCCACGCCGTTAATGACTAAATACTACCTAAGTAAATGAAGCGAAAAATGAACACGATGCCGAGAACGTACACGATCGGATGCACCTCGCGCCACTTTCCTTTAAACACTTTCGCTAACGGATATACGATGAATCCCATCGCAATGCCGGTGGCGATGCTAAAAGCGAGCGGCATGAAAATGACGGTCAAAAACGCCGGCACCGCTTCGTCGATCGCATCCCACTCAATTTCGCGCAAGCTCTTCGACATGAGCACGCCGACGATAATGAGTGCGGGTGACGTAATTGCTGGCACGGACGCTAAGCTTTCCACGACCGGGAAGAAAAAGAGCGACAACAAGAAAAACCCAGCTGTCACGACCGACGTCATTCCCGTCCGCCCCCCAGCAGCGACACCGGCCGTCGATTCGACGTACGACGTGACCGTCGACGTCCCGAGCATCGACCCGCCGATCGTCGCGAAGGAGTCAGCTAACAATGCACGGTTGGCTCGCGGCAATTTATTGTCTTTCATCAGCCCTGCCTGCGTCGCGACCCCGACGAGTGTACCAGCCGTATCGAACAAGTCGACGAAGAAGAAGGCGAAAATAATCGTCAGAAACCCAGCTTCCAACGCACCGAGAATGTCCATTTGCATGAACGTCGGCGCAATGCTCGGTGGCGCCTGCACGATCCCTTGCGGCACGCTGACGACGCCAGTGAGCATACCGACGACCGCAGTAATGAGCATGCCGTAGAAAATCGCCCCTTTGACATGGCGCACCATGAACAACACCGTCACTAATAATCCAAACAACGTCAATAAAATGCCAGGTTGGGTCAATTCGGTGTTGAGCGATAAATACGTCGCCTCATTCGGGACGATAACTTCCGCGTTTTTCAAACCGATAAAAGCGATAAACAAGCCGATCCCCGCCGAGACGGCGTGTTTTAGTCCTTTCGGGATGGCGTTAATAATCATTTCGCGCAGCTTCGTCAGCGATAAGAGGACGAACACGACTCCGGAAATAAACACCGCACCGAGCGCCGTTTGCCACGAAATGCCCATCCCTAACACGACCGTGTACGTGAAGTAGGCGTTCAATCCCATACCCGGCGCGAGTGCGATCGGATAGTTGGCAAGCACACCCATTAGTAGTGAACCGAGTGCAGCTGCCAGAGCCGTCGCCACAAACACGGCGCCGAAGTCCATCCCCCCGTCTTTCCCTAAAATGGCTGGGTTCACGAGCAAGACGTACGCCATCGTCAAAAACGTCGTCGTCCCCGCCAATAGCTCGGTGCGCATGCTCGTGTTGTGTTTTTCAAATTGAAAAAAGCGCGATACGGACAACATCCATTCCTCCCTTGTTTTGAATAAAAAAAGAGCCTAGTTCTCCGGGCTCTGTGAGGCGATTTGTCCTACAAAAAAACCAACGCTACCTTTTCTTTAAAATAACCATTGCTCATTGCTAAAATAACCATTCCGAAGTTATGGATAAAAATGGTACATAGCCATTCACAAAATGACGCGGTAACGTGGTGTTTTCGTAGTCAAGCAATTTACGGTTGCCTGGTAGAGACCGTTGGACCGTATTACCAACGATATACGAAAAGACGTATATAGTTTTCGTTCGTGTATTTCACATCGCGTACACTGCTTGTACAAGTGACACTGACAGGTAGGAAGCCTATGTGCACCTCCCATGCAATCCAAAAGATGCTGACAACTTTCCGAACCTATGCAGCGAGGACACCCTATAGAGGCGACTTTCACGTCCCGATGTATACAAAGTGTACGCGATATGCGTCGTTCTTGTCAATAGAATCGAACATTTTCCAAAAACATATACATATTATTCGTGTTTAGTTACTCCCACTCGATCGTAGCTGGCGGTTTGGACGTTATGTCGTACACGACGCGGTTCACGCCAGGTACTTCCTTCGTCATACGGCTGGACACGCGCTGTAGCACGTCGTACGGAATACGCGCCCAGTCAGCCGTCATCCCTTCGACCGAGTGGACTGCGCGAATGCCGATTGTGTAATCGTACGTACGCGAGTCGTCCGTCACCCCGACGCTGCGCAAATCGGTGAGTACGGCGAAGTATTGCCAAATGTCGCGGTCGAGCCCAGCGTCACTAATTTCGGCGCGCAAAATCGCATCCGCTTCGCGCACGATGTGCAACCTCTCTTCCGTCACCTCTCCGATGACGCGAATGCCGAGACCCGGGCCAGGGAACGGTTGCCGCCAGACGATTTCTTGCGGTAAGCCGAGCGCTTCGCCGACTTGGCGCACCTCGTCTTTGAACAATTTTCTTAACGGCTCGACGAGTTGAAAAGACATGTCTTCCGGTAAGCCACCGACGTTGTGATGCGATTTAATCGTCGCCGACGTGTCCGTCCCGCTCTCGATCACGTCCGAGTACACCGTGCCTTGAGCTAAAAACTCGTGATCGCCGAATTTCTTCACTTCTTCTTCAAACACGCGGATAAACTCGTTCCCGATAATTTTTCGCTTTTGCTCGGGATCGGTGACGCCGCGTAGCTTGTCTAAAAAGCGTGCGCTCGCGTCGACTTTGACGACGTGCATGTCAAACTTACCCGCGAACGTCTCCATCACACTGTCCGCTTCCCCTTTGCGCAACAGTCCGTGATCGACAAACATACACGTTAATTGATCGCCGATCGCCTTGTGCACGAGTGCCGCAGCGACCGATGAGTCAACGCCGCCGCTCAATGCGCAGAGCACTTTGCGCTCCCCGATGCGCGCTTTGAGCTTAGCGACCGTATCGTCGACGAATGACTCTGTGCGCCAATCGCCCGTGCACTGACAAATCTCATACATAAAGTTTTTTAAGATTTTATCCCCGTACACTGTATGCCTTACTTCCGGATGGAATTGAACGGCATACACGCCCGAACGGGCGTCGCTCATCGCTGCTACCGGCACATCCGCCGTACGCGCGTCCACGCTGAAACCTTGCGGCACTTTCGTGACGACGTCACGGCAATTCATCCAGACGTCGTGCGTGTCTGCCACCCCCTTGAGCAGCACACTGTCGCCGACGTTTTCCACTTCCACTTTACCGTTCGCACTGACCGCGCCCCGTTCGACGGTTGCCTCGAAGTGAGTCGCGATCAGATGCATGCCGTAACAAATGCCGAGAATCGGCACCCCTAACTCGAAAATCGCCGGGTCACACTTGCGAGAGTCTTTGGCAAACACACTGGTCGGTCCCCCAGAAAACACGATGCCGCGCGGCAAGTTTTTCTTCAGCTCAGCAGCCGTCGTCTTGTAAGACAACAGCTCGCTGTAGACTCCCAAGTCGCGAATGCGACGCGCGATTAACTGGTTATACTGTCCTCCAAAATCGAGAACGACAATGCGTTCATGCAGTTGTTCCACGGTTACCATCTCTTTTCTACAAGCAGCGGTATGATCAATGCACATATTATATCAGAGCATTTCCCGCAATCAAGGGCGCAGCCCTTTTAAGAATTTTTTCCATAAATCTTGCGCCGTTTGCCACATCTCGCGCGTCCAAGCCCGATCCCCATAGCGAGAGGCTTCGTACAGCCGCGTTAAGTCGATCAGTTCGTCCCGGTCCTGCTTGCGCCAAGCGAGCGACGTCGCGATGTAATCGCGCACCGACTGATCGGGGGTACGCTCCCCGTAGCGTTTTTCCAACAACTGCAATAACTGTTCGTATGCGGCCACGAAGCGTGCTTTGTTGTAGCGCCCATCGGTGGTGAGCCCCTCGTCGCCGTGTGCTCCCTTGCGGTGGGTGGCCCCTTCGCGCTGTAAGGCGCGCTGCAAGGCGTATAGCCGCCAGCGCCAAAATCGGCGGCGCCCGATCCACCAACCGACTCCGGTTAAAGCAAATAGAGCGGCACCACTTGCGACCCACCACTTCCACGGCGTCCCCGCTGTGTTTGCCTGCTGTGTGGAGGCGTCATATTCAGGTGCATTGTCGGGCGCTTCTTCTGGCGGTGGAAAATCGGCGAGTTTGGGCAAATCGTCCGGTTGCTGGGCCTCCATCCCGTCGTGATTGAACAGCTCGTCAACGTTAACGTCTTCGTCCTTTTCGATCGTTACCGGGCTATAAAAGCCGGGCGTCGGCTCAAACGGTAGCCAGCCAACGTCCGGAAAATACACCTCGACCCATGAATGAGCGTGTAAATTTTTTACCGTTACCTCGTACCGCTCGTTGTCGGAATCATAAGAGCGCTCACCCGGGGCAAAACCTTTGACCCATCGCGCGGGGATCCCGTTTGCGCGCAGTAACACGACCATCGACGTCGAGAAGTGGTCACAATACCCTTGCTGCGTATCGAACAAAAACTGGTCGACGAAGTCGCGTTCTTGCGGCGTCTCGGCGACAGTTTCTGTCTCGTACGTCAAATCGGGATTGTGCTTCAAAAAACTTTCCACCGCTAAGACGCGATCGTACGGTGTCTTTCCTTTTACTGTTTCCTCGGCCAACTGTTTGATTCGCCGCGGGAGCTTTTGTGGTAGTTGTAAATATTTTGCCGTAATTTCCTGCGGGTATTCCACGCCACTTTGCCTGAGCTTGGCTTCATTTACGAGTGGCTGCTCAACGCCGATTTCATAGCGAGCGAACGGCTGATCGTTCGCATTGCGGTAGCCGCTATCTGGGGCGATCACTTCGAGGACGGCATCTTCCGGTTCCACTTGTGCTGCATCGTAAGTCATCAATTGACCGGCCGTAAATAGCACCGGATATTTGCGCTTGCCTGTAAACGTCACTTGCTGCTTCACTTTGCGCCCCTGCATGTTTTGAAACAGCGGCCGCGGCGGTACTTTTTCTACCGTACGCCGCTCGTGCGATTGAAACCAGCCGTGCCCATCGTAGCGGTCTTTCGCCTCCCCGCGCCAGTAGAACGGTTCGTCGACCGTCGCTTCAAACACGACTGTCTCGTCTTGTGTAAACGAGCCACCTAAATACGAGTCGTTACCGCCGTAACCGATTTTGCGTGTCGACGTCCCCCCCGCACCAGATGGTGCCTTATCGTTGTAACTCGTTATAAATGGCACCGGGTTCGGCCAACTAGCTTCTGATTTCGGCGCATAATAACCGATCGACACGGCGCACACGATGAGGGCGAGTGCGGCAGAAAACCAAGCGAGTAACTGGCGCCGCTCCGGCGAACGCGAGCGACGTCGCAACTGATCCAACCGGCTAAAAGCGAGCATGAAAAATCCGTAACTCATCGTGCGCACAATCGCAAAACTGCCGTCAAAGGGCGTAAAGCTATCTAACACGGCGAGGTAGACGACAGTGAGCAGCAACAGCCAAAAAATGCGGCCACGCCGCACGACGTCACGGTACATGACAACTTCCAGCAACCAAATAAAGAAGAAAAAACTTATCGTACGGATAAGCGGACTCATGTCTAGCCATGCCATCTGCCGCAATAGAGCGACATCTTGGCTGACCGTATCGGCAACAGTTAGTAACCACTGTTTTCCGAGAAAAGGGATGCCTTGTGCGTCCATAAACAAGTGATGGACGAGAAAGAGCAAAAAAAGCGGCTTCAGCACCACCCTTATCGGCCACGGGAGGCGCAACATGTCCAACAAGAGCAAAAAGGTAAAGGCGATGACAAAAAAGTCAATACGCACAGTGTCGGTATACTGTTTGAGCGGCTTCATCCATTCGTAAAACAGCGCCAAACTAAAGGCACCGTAAAATAGGAGCCTAACGAACTTACGCACTCGAGCGTCCACCTCCCCGCACGATTTCGGCAAAGCGGTCGTCGTCGACGAATGTGACAGACACTTTTAGCAGCGCTACCGTCTTGAGGCGCGACTGTTCGCTGTCCGCCAGCTGTCGCCGGGTACGCACCCAAAATAGCGTCACGTTTAGGCGGCGGGCACGCAATTCACTCAGCGCCCGCACCGTGCTCGCCCCGAGCTGCGATGTGACAAAAACGACCGTCGCACCGTACGGCAAACGCTTCGCCTCTTGCAACATCACGCGATCCGCTGTGAACGGGCAATCGGCGGCGACTTCCGCCAAATGTTCGTAAAGTTGCATAAGGTCGCCGCCGCTATGTTGCGGCAGCAGCGCGAAGGGCTGTTTTCCGTAAGAAATGAGACCAACGCTAAACCGGCGTTTCACCGCATAACGGGCGAGCGAGGCGACAAGACTGACGGCCCGCTCAAAACGCTCCACATCGTACGCGTGCTCTCGGCGGTCGAGAAAAAACACAATGTCGTTCGCTTGCTGGAGTGCAAATTCTTTCGTTTTCAACCTACCGCCCCGCGCCGTCGCCTTCCAGTGAATGCGCCCGAGCCGATCGCCGTTCACGTAATCGCGAATGCCGACGACCGTCGTCATATCTTCGGACAGTCGGTTGTAAGCGATCGCTGCGCCCGCCGCTTGTTCATTAACCGTCTGCCAAACGGGAATCTCACAAGTCTTAGGATAGACGAGGATCTCACTTTTCACAGCAACCGTCTGCTGTCGCTGCAAAAAGCCGAACAAATCTCCCACTTGCAACTGTACCGCATGCCACTCGTGTCGTCCGCGCGGCAAATCGTCACAGACGTAAGTAAACGTGAACGTCTTCTTGAACCACGGAAATAACACCGTCGCCGCCCGGTGCTGTGACCGCTTTAGCGCCTCCGGCAGGATATCTTTTACGTACACCCACGGCAAAGGAAACGCGAACCGCCGCGTGAACGTGAGTTGCACGTCGAGTTCGCCGCCCGCGTGCAATCGCGCATACGTCATTTCACGCGTTACCGTTACCCCTTTTAGTGCGAACAAATAGACGAACAGTTCATAAACGGCGACCGTTAACAACGTATAAAAAAGAAACCACGGGACAAAGCCGCCTTGAAACTTACCGTAGAGAAATGCGGCCACCAATAGCAACAGCACGCCGATTAAGCCAGTCGCACGCCGAAATGGACGCAGGCGCAACATCGTCACTCCTTCCTTTACAAAAACCCGCCATTCAGTTTCACACACTGTTTTTTAATAAACGTTTTATTTGTTACGGTATACGGGCACAGGCGTATGTTGCAAAACATCTAGTAGCACTTTTTCCACAGCAATGTCTTTCAGACGCGCATCCGGTTTAAGAATGAGGCGGTGACTAAACGTCGCGAGCACGAGTTGCTTGACGTCGTCGGGAACGACGTATGAACGTCCGCGCATAAAAGCGAATGCCTGAGCCGTACGGAAAAGCGCGAGTGAACCACGCGGTGACACGCCGAGGTAGACGTGGGGATGCTGGCGCGTCGCTTCACTCAGCTGCACAATGTACGTACTGACTGAAGCGTCGACGTGCACATCGCGCACGCGCGCTTGCAACTGACATAATTCCTCCTTGCTGACGACCGGTTTAAGCGCCGCGAGCGGATGGGTTGTTTGCTGCCGCTCAAGCATCTCCACTTCATCGCGTTCACTCGGGTAACCGAGGTGCAACTTCATGAGAAAGCGGTCCAATTGCGCTTCCGGCAGTGGAAATGTCCCTTCGTATTCGATCGGGTTTTGCGTCGCCATTACAAAAAATGGTTGCGGCAGCTGGCGAGTCACGCCGTCGACGGTAACACTTCCCTCTTCCATCGCTTCCAACAACGCAGCTTGTGTCTTCGGGGACGTGCGGTTGATTTCATCGGCCAAGACGACATTGCCCACAATCGGACCCGGACGAAATTCGAACTGCAACGTTTGCTGGTTAAACACGGAAACACCGGTGACGTCCGAAGGCAATAAGTCGGGTGTAAACTGGATGCGCGTAAAGTCGCACCCAAGTGACTTGGCCAGTGCCTTTACGAGCATCGTCTTGCCGACGCCGGGTACGTCCTCCAACAACACGTGTCCACCGCAAAGCACCGCTGCGACACTCATGCGGATGACCTCTTCCTTGCCGACGATCACTTTCGTAACATTGTCCGTAATTTTGGCAATTGTCTCGTGACGCTTGTCGAATCCCTCACTCGCTGCTCTATGCATCGACAGTTTCTCTTCCTCCTCAAATTCCGTGGCGCGTTGACTTCTTTCCTATAGTGTAACTAACAAATGTATCGTTGACTAGTGAGAACTTCTAAGTAATAAAAGTGAAGTGAAAATTGGAATCCAGCCTAGTGACTGACATACGATAAGAGTAACACCGATCGGTTAAAGGAGTGAGAACCGAATGTACGATAACCCATTCGCATCTGTTCATACGATGGAGGACACCCGTTTTATCAAAGGCATTACCGAAGCCATTAATGGTGAATATAGCGCCATTCACTGCTACACTCACTTATTCAAGATTGCCCCTACGAAAGAAGAACAGTCAGTCATTCGCGAAATCAGACGTGATGAGAAAAGGCACTTTCAAGAGTTCGTTGATCTTTACATTAAGCTGACAGGCACGAGGCCAACACCGCGAATCTCAGAGCAATGTCCAAAAGATTACTGCAAAGGACTAACCGTTGCTTTTAAAGACGAACAGAAAACGGTCGATTTTTATTTGGATCTCTCTGACAAGGCGACGAATCCTCATATAAAAGATAGCATTCGCCGTATAGCTTCTGATGAACAAAATCACGCAGTTTGGTTCCTGTACTTTTTGACAAAAAACGATTGCCGGTTGTAATGGAAATCTGAAGGCCATGCCCGTAGATATTGTATCATGTCCACTTGCGTACATTTTACATACTTCACCGTCACAAGTTTTAAGTTGCGTTTATTCACGTCTTATCTACGGGCGACACTTATTTAATTAGCGAGCAATATCCGCGGCACAAAATGTTCTGTAGCGAGGACAAGTGAACAACGCCAAGTGAGCGTTTTGCCCGCGGCAACTAACTACACGATAGCTTCCTTCCCAAACCCGAGGACCCTCGCTTTAAAATAAATCCCCTTCGCGACGGCCAAATCAAAATACGCCGCCCCGACCGATTTAAAGAATGTCACTTCCTCATTCGTCTCCCTAATTAAACCCTCTCGCCCACTTACTTGACTGAGCTCCGCATAAATATATGAAAAACTCCAGTCGCTTTCTTCGTTTGCGTGCATCAGTTCTCCAGCTTCTTCTTTCACACCTGTTAGATCGTCGACGACAATTTTATCTGCCCGCTCAATAGTTCTCAGGTCGACTTCTCGCATCGAGGGCAAATACGAACCGACTCCGTTAATGTGCGTCCCTGGCTGTAGATCGTTCCCGTCGAATACGGGTGTATTGGAGCGAGTGGCACAGCAAATAATATCGGCCTCCCGCACAAGTTCTGCGACAGCTTGGGCGACAACGATCTCTTGGCGAACGCCATATGCTAGAAGCTTTTCTTTAAACTGCTCCGCCTTTTCCCGGGTGCGATTAAACAGTGCAATTTTTTCAATATCCCGTACTTCCAGTACACCTAACACTTGTTCAAACGCCATCGCCCCGGTGCCAATGACACCTAGCGTCTTTGCGTCTACTCTCGCTAATTTTTCTGTTGCAATTCCACTCAGCGCACCGGTCCGGAGCCGCGTTAAATAAGACGCATTCATCATGCACAAATGTTCACCGGTTTGCGCATCGGTCAGCAGCATCACCCCTTGGGTCGTCGGTTTACCTCTCTGAGGATTTTCCGGAAATATCGATACGACTTTAACAGCGGTGATTTCCTCTGCTAAATCCGCACTCGGCATATACAACGCAGATGCTTGATGTTTAGGAAATTCAATCACGGTGCGGTGAGGGTTGTCGATTAGCCCCTCGTTTTTTGCCGCGAGCCCACGCTTTAAATCGGCAATCGCATCTCGCATCAAATAATTTTTCTGTATGTCTTGCTCGGCTAAAATAAGCATGATTTCTCTTCTCTCCATTTTCCGTTTTGTAGTCGTTTTATTTTTGTCGTTTTATTTTTATGATTGTTTCCTGATCAATTCTTACTGACGACTTCCGGCGTTCACTTCTTCATCTAACTCCTTGTCTAATTCCTTGTCTAACTCCTCGTTGTGGCGATCCTTCACTGCCCAAACGGCGAGCAAGGAGATGACCGCAGTGAAAATAATGTACAACGCCACCGATACATACGAATTATTAAACCGCATCAGCAAAGCGGTTGCAACTAGTGGCGCCGTTCCACCTGCGACAGCTGCACCGATTTGATAACCTAAGGTGATTCCCGTGTACCTCACTTGCAGCGAAAATATTTCGGAAAACATTGTTCCTAACACCGCCGTGATCGGCGCCCAAATAATCCCCAACCCGATCACCGTCGCCAGTACTAATAGTAACACGGAACCTTGGTGAATCATCCAAAAGTACGGAAACGCATACACGATCATTAAGATGGTCCCCCATACGTACAGCGGTTTACGACCGA is a window from the Numidum massiliense genome containing:
- a CDS encoding transglutaminase TgpA family protein, which codes for MRKFVRLLFYGAFSLALFYEWMKPLKQYTDTVRIDFFVIAFTFLLLLDMLRLPWPIRVVLKPLFLLFLVHHLFMDAQGIPFLGKQWLLTVADTVSQDVALLRQMAWLDMSPLIRTISFFFFIWLLEVVMYRDVVRRGRIFWLLLLTVVYLAVLDSFTPFDGSFAIVRTMSYGFFMLAFSRLDQLRRRSRSPERRQLLAWFSAALALIVCAVSIGYYAPKSEASWPNPVPFITSYNDKAPSGAGGTSTRKIGYGGNDSYLGGSFTQDETVVFEATVDEPFYWRGEAKDRYDGHGWFQSHERRTVEKVPPRPLFQNMQGRKVKQQVTFTGKRKYPVLFTAGQLMTYDAAQVEPEDAVLEVIAPDSGYRNANDQPFARYEIGVEQPLVNEAKLRQSGVEYPQEITAKYLQLPQKLPRRIKQLAEETVKGKTPYDRVLAVESFLKHNPDLTYETETVAETPQERDFVDQFLFDTQQGYCDHFSTSMVVLLRANGIPARWVKGFAPGERSYDSDNERYEVTVKNLHAHSWVEVYFPDVGWLPFEPTPGFYSPVTIEKDEDVNVDELFNHDGMEAQQPDDLPKLADFPPPEEAPDNAPEYDASTQQANTAGTPWKWWVASGAALFALTGVGWWIGRRRFWRWRLYALQRALQREGATHRKGAHGDEGLTTDGRYNKARFVAAYEQLLQLLEKRYGERTPDQSVRDYIATSLAWRKQDRDELIDLTRLYEASRYGDRAWTREMWQTAQDLWKKFLKGLRP
- a CDS encoding DUF58 domain-containing protein, with the protein product MLRLRPFRRATGLIGVLLLLVAAFLYGKFQGGFVPWFLFYTLLTVAVYELFVYLFALKGVTVTREMTYARLHAGGELDVQLTFTRRFAFPLPWVYVKDILPEALKRSQHRAATVLFPWFKKTFTFTYVCDDLPRGRHEWHAVQLQVGDLFGFLQRQQTVAVKSEILVYPKTCEIPVWQTVNEQAAGAAIAYNRLSEDMTTVVGIRDYVNGDRLGRIHWKATARGGRLKTKEFALQQANDIVFFLDRREHAYDVERFERAVSLVASLARYAVKRRFSVGLISYGKQPFALLPQHSGGDLMQLYEHLAEVAADCPFTADRVMLQEAKRLPYGATVVFVTSQLGASTVRALSELRARRLNVTLFWVRTRRQLADSEQSRLKTVALLKVSVTFVDDDRFAEIVRGGGRSSA
- a CDS encoding AAA family ATPase, which gives rise to MHRAASEGFDKRHETIAKITDNVTKVIVGKEEVIRMSVAAVLCGGHVLLEDVPGVGKTMLVKALAKSLGCDFTRIQFTPDLLPSDVTGVSVFNQQTLQFEFRPGPIVGNVVLADEINRTSPKTQAALLEAMEEGSVTVDGVTRQLPQPFFVMATQNPIEYEGTFPLPEAQLDRFLMKLHLGYPSERDEVEMLERQQTTHPLAALKPVVSKEELCQLQARVRDVHVDASVSTYIVQLSEATRQHPHVYLGVSPRGSLALFRTAQAFAFMRGRSYVVPDDVKQLVLATFSHRLILKPDARLKDIAVEKVLLDVLQHTPVPVYRNK
- a CDS encoding ferritin-like domain-containing protein, whose amino-acid sequence is MYDNPFASVHTMEDTRFIKGITEAINGEYSAIHCYTHLFKIAPTKEEQSVIREIRRDEKRHFQEFVDLYIKLTGTRPTPRISEQCPKDYCKGLTVAFKDEQKTVDFYLDLSDKATNPHIKDSIRRIASDEQNHAVWFLYFLTKNDCRL
- a CDS encoding ornithine cyclodeaminase family protein produces the protein MLILAEQDIQKNYLMRDAIADLKRGLAAKNEGLIDNPHRTVIEFPKHQASALYMPSADLAEEITAVKVVSIFPENPQRGKPTTQGVMLLTDAQTGEHLCMMNASYLTRLRTGALSGIATEKLARVDAKTLGVIGTGAMAFEQVLGVLEVRDIEKIALFNRTREKAEQFKEKLLAYGVRQEIVVAQAVAELVREADIICCATRSNTPVFDGNDLQPGTHINGVGSYLPSMREVDLRTIERADKIVVDDLTGVKEEAGELMHANEESDWSFSYIYAELSQVSGREGLIRETNEEVTFFKSVGAAYFDLAVAKGIYFKARVLGFGKEAIV